A stretch of the Papaver somniferum cultivar HN1 chromosome 6, ASM357369v1, whole genome shotgun sequence genome encodes the following:
- the LOC113291773 gene encoding F-box/LRR-repeat protein 12-like, whose translation MTITTKGLVPEDHRFCYKVQDLSLDYCYEYLDAELCLTLSWFPRVVDVSLASTHITDRGLETLAKYCPSIETVNLSRCGSITDSGINFLLQNCHKLRTLYTGSCSSITGIGFLECPKTLTHLEAGGCKLTPEGINALVSGGGLEILSLLTREDELAEVGEGSINTEAVMMISKGCPLLKKLFLSNCGGVELQGWEAIGRNCKDLELLNVYGCKKFCDSGLQALCNGCDKLQSLFIDDENSCSRPALEDFKRKKPGVIIHLHDIYAEIIMSEMKNVKKDKTEE comes from the exons ATGACGATTACAACCAAGGGTTTG GTGCCCGAAGATCACCGATTTTGTTACAAAGTGCAAGACTTGTCCTTAGACTATTGCTATGAGTATTTAGATGCTGAATTGTGTTTAACGTTATCTTGGTTCCCTCGTGTGGTAGATGTAAGTTTGGCATCTACTCATATTACTGACAGAGGTTTAGAAACCCTCGCAAAATATTGTCCATCCATAGAGACAGTTAACCTCTCACGTTGCGGATCAATTACTGATTCGGGAATAAATTTTCTCTTGCAAAACTGTCACAAACTGCGTACACTTTATACTGGATCCTGCAGCAGTATCACAGGTATAGGTTTTCTTGAGTGTCCAAAGACGTTAACCCATCTTGAAGCAGGCGGGTGCAAACTTACACCAGAGGGGATTAATGCGCTTGTTAGTGGCGGTGGGCTTGAAATTTTATCTCTCTTAACACGGGAAGATGAATTGGCCGAGGTTGGAGAAGGATCCATAAATACTGAAGCAGTTATGATGATTTCAAAAGGTTGCCCTTTGCTAAAAAAACTGTTCCTATCAAATTGTGGAGGGGTGGAGCTTCAAGGATGGGAAGCTATTGGTCGTAATTGCAAAGATTTGGAACTCCTTAACGTGTATGGGTGCAAAAAGTTTTGTGATTCAGGGTTGCAAGCTTTGTGTAATGGCTGTGACAAGCTTCAGAGTTTATTTATAGATGATGAGAATAGTTGTAGCAGGCCTGCTCTTGAGGATTTCAAGCGCAAAAAACCTGGGGTGATTATtcatctccatgatatttatgctGAAATAATTATGTCCGaaatgaagaatgtgaagaaggatAAAACTGAAGAATGA
- the LOC113290047 gene encoding phosphoglycerate kinase, cytosolic-like has product MASTASHTALSLLRTTASSSSTRNNRVSSSLQVAAASRLRNIGLQVRNPKSLGFSGVAVDPRLSSHVSSQIGAVNGKGVRGVVSMAKKSVGDLSASELKGKRVFVRADLNVPLDDNQNITDDTRIRAAIPTIKHLMANGAKVILTSHLGRPKGVTPKFSLAPLVPRLSELLGITVEKADDCIGPDVEKLVAALPEGGVLLLENVRFYKEEEKNEPEFAKKLASLADLYVNDAFGTAHRAHASTEGVTKYLKPSVAGFLLQKELDYLVGAVSAPKRPFAAIVGGSKVSSKIGVIESLLEKCDILLLGGGMIFTFYKAQGLSVGSSLVEEDKLELATSLLEKAKAKGVSLLLPSDVVIADKFAADANSKIVPASEIPDGWMGLDIGPDSIKTFNDALDTTKTVIWNGPMGVFEMEKFAAGTEAIANKLAELSGKGVTTIIGGGDSVAAVEKVGVADVMSHISTGGGASLELLEGKALPGVLALDEAVPVTV; this is encoded by the exons atggcttcaacagcttcacacaccGCTCTATCTCTACTCAGAACAACAGCTTCATCTTCATCTACTCGTAACAACCGTGTATCATCATCATTACAAGTTGCAGCAGCATCTCGATTAAGAAACATCGGATTACAAGTTAGAAACCCAAAAAGTCTTGGGTTTTCTGGTGTTGCAGTAGATCCTCGTCTTTCATCACACGTTTCTTCACAAATTGGAGCTGTTAATGGTAAAGGAGTGAGAGGTGTTGTTTCAATGGCTAAGAAAAGTGTTGGGGATTTGAGTGCATCTGAATTGAAAGGTAAGAGGGTTTTTGTTAGGGCTGATTTGAATGTCCCATTGGATGACAATCAGAACATTACTGATGATACTAGAATCCGTGCTGCTATTCCAACTATCAAACATTTGATGGCTAATGGTGCTAAAGTCATTCTTACCAGTCATTTG GGAAGACCAAAGGGTGTTACTCCAAAATTCAGCTTGGCCCCTCTTGTCCCTAGGCTCTCTGAGCTTCTTGGCATCACA GTTGAGAAGGCTGATGATTGTATTGGCCCTGACGTTGAGAAATTGGTTGCTGCACTTCCAGAAGGTGGTGTTCTCCTTCTTGAAAATGTTAGATTctacaaagaggaagagaagaacGAACCAGAATTCGCAAAGAAACTTGCTTCCCTTGCAGACCTGTATGTTAACGATGCCTTTGGAACAGCACACAGAGCTCATGCTTCAACTGAGGGAGTTACCAAATACTTAAAGCCATCTGTTGCTGGTTTCCTCTTGCAGAAG GAACTGGACTATCTTGTTGGGGCAGTTTCAGCCCCAAAGAGGCCATTTGCTGCCATTGTTGGAGGTTCTAAGGTGTCATCTAAGATTGGTGTGATCGAGTCCTTGCTAGAAAAGTGTGATATCCTACTCTTGGGTGGAGGTATGATCTTCACATTCTACAAGGCACAGGGGCTATCAGTAGGTTCTTCTCTTGTGGAGGAAGACAAGCTTGAACTTGCAACCTCCCTCCTTGAGAAGGCCAAGGCAAAGGGTGTGTCACTTTTGTTACCCAGTGACGTAGTTATTGCAGATAAATTTGCTGCTGATGCAAACAGCAAG ATTGTACCCGCATCTGAGATCCCAGATGGTTGGATGGGATTGGATATCGGTCCAGATTCTATCAAGACATTCAATGATGCCTTGGACACCACCAAGACTGTTATCTGGAATGGACCTATGGGAGTTTTTGAAATGGAGAAGTTCGCTGCTGGAACAGAG GCAATCGCAAACAAGTTGGCAGAACTCAGCGGGAAAGGAGTGACAACAATCATTGGAGGTGGAGATTCAGTAGCAGCAGTAGAGAAAGTTGGAGTTGCAGATGTGATGAGCCACATATCTACAGGTGGTGGTGCCAGTCTGGAACTGCTGGAAGGAAAAGCTCTTCCCGGTGTTCTTGCCCTTGATGAAGCCGTACCTGTAACAGTTTAA
- the LOC113290048 gene encoding uncharacterized protein LOC113290048 — MFGKMLQRDIVNFRSKIFLSHQLFSNKSSYPGLSPIDKVIDREKTFELRRYLYLDGEYRLCNMVASSSFILHMSLNLMGGYNGKFRVGVNGHITYCVLILRWVPMGEVLNAHKWCDQMTEMWGKPFLILQANYGLLDEVLVFQFGLLGVYFFLLRKKAYTPGTEWFTQVIKVVNSGGDCIRLHDFALKDTHWVSCG, encoded by the exons ATGTTTGGTAAAATGCTTCAAAGGGATATTGTGAATTTCAGGAGCAAAATTTTTCTCAGTCACCAGTTGTTTAGTAACAAATCTTCATACCCTGGTTTAAGCCCTATCGATAAAGTGATTGATCGTGAGAAAACATTTGAACTCAGGAGGTATTTATATCTTGATGGTGAATATAGATTATGTAATATGGTTGCTTCTAGTTCGTTTATACTCCATATGTCTTTGAATTTAATGGGTGGATACAACGGAAAATTCAGAGTGGGTGTGAATGGTCATATAACTTACTGTGTATTGATACTTCGATGGGTACCAATGGGTGAAGTTCTGAATGCTCATAAATGGTGTGATCAGATGACTGAGATGTGGGGAAAACCATTTTTGATTTTGCAGGCAAACTATGGGTTGCTTGATGAGGTGTTGGTTTTTCAGTTTGGGCTACTGGGTGTTTATTTTTTTCTACTTCGTAAAAAAGCTTATACGCCAGGAACTGAATGGTTCACCCAAGTTATTAAAGTTGTGAATTCAGGTGGTGATTGTATTAGACTCCATGACTTTGCTCTTAAG GACACACATTGGGTGAGTTGTGGATGA